In Engraulis encrasicolus isolate BLACKSEA-1 chromosome 15, IST_EnEncr_1.0, whole genome shotgun sequence, the following proteins share a genomic window:
- the LOC134464027 gene encoding uncharacterized protein LOC134464027 — protein sequence MDRTTLLTFCLICISSVAGREKRHNIYKSLWKDSLDQAHQTLNLDFIKRMEAGDLPVDRYVNFTIQDIYYLDKVTDMLKNMSTSVKQPEDLRQFFQGRYSSYKRYQDSLLSIFYLKGVSDIKPTPAMRKYVSDYENVMQTKEPIYFAVSLLPCSRLWVWLANKVDMAPSNAYYAWKKNNMGGHPEKHYKTLLNKHLTLNNTEAYRIFRMQMQNEHLFFASS from the exons ATGGACCGCACAACTCTACTTACGTTTTGCTTGATCTGCATTAG cTCTGTTGCAGGTCGGGAGAAAA GACACAACATCTACAAATCTCTTTGGAAAGACAGTTTGGATCAAGCGCATCAGACACTGAACTTGGACTTCATAAAGCGCATGGAGGCGGGAGACCTGCCCGTGGATCGCTATGTCAACTTCACCATTCAGGATATCTACTACCTTGACAAG GTGACGGACATGCTGAAGAACATGAGCACGTCTGTGAAGCAGCCCGAGGATTTGAGGCAGTTCTTCCAGGGCAGGTACAGCAGCTACAAGCGCTACCAAGACAGTCTCCTCAGCATCTTCTACCTTAAG GGTGTGTCTGACATCAAACCAACTCCTGCCATGAGAAAGTATGTCTCGGACTACGAGAACGTCATGCAGACCAAGGAGCCCATCTACTTCGCCGTGtctctcctcccttgctcacgACTGTGGGTGTGGCTGGCGAACAAAGTAGACATGGCGCCGTCCAACGCGTATTACGCATGGAAGAAAAACAACATGGGAGGACATCCGGAGAAACACTACAAAACGCTGCTCAACAAACATCTCACTCTGAACAATACAGAGGCCTACCGTATATTCCGCATGCAGATGCAGAATGAACACCTTTTTTTTGCTTCTTCATAA
- the LOC134464026 gene encoding uncharacterized protein LOC134464026 yields MDIATLLTFFLLCISSATAHNDKEQAAQPDGYLSTRTCEGTQDTSSSDTCSIEKSHGDNIYLSLWEKSLDQAYQTLNLDFIQHMEAGDLPVDRYVNFTIQDIYYLVKVTDMLKNMSTSVKKPEDLRQFFQGRYSSYKRFQDHLLSIFYRKGVSDIKPTPAMRKYVSDYETIMRTKEPIYFAVSLLPCSRLWVWLANKVDMAPSNAYYAWKKDNMGGRPEKHYETLLNKYLTLNNTEAYHIFRTQMQNEHDFFATS; encoded by the exons ATGGACATTGCCACTCTTCTTACTTTCTTCTTGCTTTGCATCAG CTCTGCTACAGCTCATAACGACAAGGAGCAAG CAGCACAACCTGATGGTTACCTATCCACGAGGACTTGTGAAGGCACTCAGGACACTTCCTCATCTGACACCTGCTCAATCGAGAAATCTCACg GTGACAACATATACTTGTCTCTTTGGGAAAAGAGTTTGGATCAAGCGTACCAGACACTGAACTTGGACTTCATACAGCACATGGAGGCGGGAGACCTGCCCGTGGATCGCTATGTCAACTTCACCATTCAGGATATCTACTATCTTGTCAAG GTGACGGACATGCTGAAGAACATGAGCACGTCTGTGAAGAAGCCCGAGGATTTGAGGCAGTTCTTCCAGGGCAGGTACAGCAGCTACAAGCGCTTCCAAGACCATCTCCTCAGCATCTTCTACCGTAAG GGTGTATCTGACATCAAACCAACTCCTGCCATGAGAAAGTATGTCTCTGACTATGAGACCATCATGCGAACCAAGGAGCCCATCTACTTCGCCGTGtctctcctcccttgctcacgACTGTGGGTGTGGCTGGCAAACAAAGTAGACATGGCGCCGTCCAACGCTTATTACGCATGGAAGAAAGACAACATGGGAGGCCGCCCGGAGAAACACTACGAGACCCTGCTCAACAAATATCTCACTCTGAACAATACAGAAGCCTACCATATATTCCGCACGCAGATGCAGAATGAACACGATTTTTTTGCTACTTCATAA